A region of the Myxococcus stipitatus DSM 14675 genome:
GGAGCTTCGCGTCGGAGGACCCGCGCGGGCTGGCGGAGTCCGCGGAGCGCAAGGAGATGCACCTCATCGAGGCCGCCAACGCGGGTGAGACCACGTCCGAGGCCAACGACGGCGCCGGTGTCGCGCGCTCCACCTTCCCGGGCGGCAGCTACTACACCTACGCGGACGCCAACTACACCGACGCGTCCGGCAACCCGCTGGGCGAGCTCAGGTACGTCGAGGAGTACGAAGGCGGCAAGGACCTTCCCATCGCCACCTCGGCCAACCTGGCGCTGACGACCCAGGGCCGCTACCGCGTCTCCTCCTACAAGGTGGAGGACTCCGTCGAGGGGTTCAAGGACTCGTACATCTTCTCCGAGTTCGGTGCTCCCGCCGGCATCACCTCCACGCGGCCGGTGTTCTCCCAGCTCCTCGTGTACGCCCCCGTGGACACGGTGCTGAACGACAACCTCATCTCCGTGTGCCTCAACCGCACCTGGACCCAGGACTGCGACTACGACCTGACCGGCACGCCCCAGGCCATCAAGCTGCCCTTGAAGGGCCAGATGTCGCTGACCTCCGCGCACCTCTTCGACGCGGCGAAGATCACCCAGTTCAAGGCGGACACGAACATGGGCACGCCCACGTATGACGTGGGCCACCTCAAGCTCATCCTCACCAACGCCGGCGGTGGTTGCGACGTCACGGACGGCAACCTCATCGAGGCGCGGATGAACCAGTTCTGGCGCGGCGCCACGCTGAGCCCGGACAAGAAGACCTTCTCCTGGGATTTGACGGGCGCCAACGCGGCCTTCTTCGACGACGGCTGCCGTCAGGTGCAGAACGAGGTGAAGCTGTCGCTGCGCATCGTGCTGCCCGTCGTCGCCTCCGTGGGCGGTCAGACGTACCAGTCCTCCGTCACGCTCGCGAGCCCCGACCCGCGCTTCCCGCGGCCGGACTACACCTTCAAGAAGATCACCGTCACCAACAGCTGCCTGGCGGCCGGCACCGAAATCGAGCTCGCCGAGGGCCAGGTGGCGCCGGTGGAGTCGGTCAAGGCGGGAGACCGGGTGCGCAACCCGCACAAGCCCTCGCTCACCGTCATGGACACGGCCGTGGGCACGGAGTCCGTCCCCATGGTGCGCATCCGCAACGCCGCGGGCAACAGCCTGCTGATGACGGAGATGCACCCCATCCAGGTGATGGCGCGCGGCATGGTCCAGGCGCGCCACCTGAAGACGGGCGACCTGGTGATGACCAAGGCGGGCCCCAGCAAGCTCGTGGAGGTCAGCCGCGAGGCGTATGCCGGCAAGGTCTACAACGTGAAGGTCGGCTCGGACGCGGAGAAGCTGGCGCTCGGCGCGGACCAGACCGTCGTGTACGCCAACGGCTTCGTCGTGGGTGATGGCCAGATTCAGGCCAAGTACGAGTCCATCGCCATGACGCAGCAGAACCCCAACGTGCTGGCCACGCTGCCGTCCAAGTGGCACCGCGACTACGTGATGTCCGTGAAGCGCAAGTAGTCGCCTGACGCACCGCCCTGAGCCAGAGCGCTCCCACGCGGTGCTCGCAGCTCCGAATCGACCGCCGGCCACCCAGTGGAGAACCGCTGGGTGGCCGCGCCTGTTCATCGCCTCTCCCGCACAACACAACGGAGTGAACCTGATGCAGACGCGCAAAGTCTCCCTGCTCCCGCTCGTCATCGCGCTGGCCCTGGCCTGTGGCGATGTCAGTCCCCACGAGCCCCAGCCGCCTCCACCGAAGAACGAAGTCTTCCGCGACATGAGCGCGGAGCGTGCGCGCTTCAAGAACCTCCGGCTGGAGCCCACCGTCTCGGGGGCCCTGCTCGCCACGCCCGCCGACGCGGCCGCGGCCCTGGACCTCACCTCGTTCGTCTCCGGGCAGGTCACCTCGCCCGTGCCGCAGGCGGCGGTGGTCGTCCCGCGCTTCGGCGACATCTCGCC
Encoded here:
- a CDS encoding Hint domain-containing protein — encoded protein: MSRMRRYLVMGSTACLALLSGCTSSPQGEQLTNAGRTMQGVGDARRISKAEWNAYRADEGYLHSIAKPDTRVRLNFADPAQYRFAVARLRLAGKTPENSPYLFQALEQRQKDHVSQGLAAGSFASEDPRGLAESAERKEMHLIEAANAGETTSEANDGAGVARSTFPGGSYYTYADANYTDASGNPLGELRYVEEYEGGKDLPIATSANLALTTQGRYRVSSYKVEDSVEGFKDSYIFSEFGAPAGITSTRPVFSQLLVYAPVDTVLNDNLISVCLNRTWTQDCDYDLTGTPQAIKLPLKGQMSLTSAHLFDAAKITQFKADTNMGTPTYDVGHLKLILTNAGGGCDVTDGNLIEARMNQFWRGATLSPDKKTFSWDLTGANAAFFDDGCRQVQNEVKLSLRIVLPVVASVGGQTYQSSVTLASPDPRFPRPDYTFKKITVTNSCLAAGTEIELAEGQVAPVESVKAGDRVRNPHKPSLTVMDTAVGTESVPMVRIRNAAGNSLLMTEMHPIQVMARGMVQARHLKTGDLVMTKAGPSKLVEVSREAYAGKVYNVKVGSDAEKLALGADQTVVYANGFVVGDGQIQAKYESIAMTQQNPNVLATLPSKWHRDYVMSVKRK